One window of Marinobacterium aestuarii genomic DNA carries:
- the qhpC gene encoding quinohemoprotein amine dehydrogenase subunit gamma, producing the protein MKHLRAINNKAQLLTNAVDDDAVEDVMAMSSLAGCTATTDPGWEIDAFGSVTSLCQPMESDLYGCADPCWWPAQVPDMMNTYPDWNKDAMSSKDDWRNLGTVFPKDK; encoded by the coding sequence ATGAAACATTTGCGAGCAATCAACAACAAGGCACAACTGCTGACCAATGCGGTAGACGATGACGCCGTCGAGGATGTTATGGCCATGAGCTCCCTGGCGGGTTGTACCGCCACCACGGACCCTGGCTGGGAAATCGATGCCTTTGGTTCTGTGACCTCCCTGTGCCAGCCCATGGAGTCCGACCTCTATGGCTGCGCCGATCCCTGCTGGTGGCCGGCCCAGGTACCGGACATGATGAATACCTACCCCGACTGGAACAAGGACGCCATGAGCTCGAAAGATGACTGGCGCAACCTGGGAACCGTGTTCCCCAAAGACAAATAA
- a CDS encoding sigma-54-dependent Fis family transcriptional regulator: MHPKLHPTLVDDPQQGIRIARNRLLECGEVPSGLLRDEIEASWRRSVGAGLSLRGPFDADTRVAGLRELLDAHQDLIQLAAPEMEQLSRQVGDSGVVVLANADATILTTEGCREKSLRERFGLVPGACWSEQARGTNGLGTAIVDARPTLVNCSEHFLDSVTHFSCISAPICSADGRVVAVLDMTREGQLIQPQDSLGIVQLAAQSIENRLFVSASPDVLLLSFHSRRQYLGSVWHGLLAISLDGRIKALNEQACQLLGASRTRLVGRAVEEVLGEPLETLLALRLRDGVGSLQSRAGELFCEMLQFPRALPRLLPGLRQPAFNRTPASRPADLSHLAGGDARLARALRIGPRALMADVPILLNGETGTGKEVIARALHAHSARAAKPFVAVNCAAIPEGLIESELFGYREGAFTGSRKGGMVGRFQQANGGTLFLDEIGDMPVALQARLLRVLQERCVAPLGGGEEVRLDIALICATHHDLKQRVRDGEFREDLFYRLNGVGVRLPALRERSDLDALTAQLLSGLGAAGVTLDSEVQELFSGYGWPGNIRQLEMVLRTAVALLEPGERCIGTDHLSDDFLDDLLAPRCSAAGSLKENELVQIREVLARHQGNISAAAATLGISRATLYRKLKQLEE; the protein is encoded by the coding sequence ATGCACCCGAAACTCCATCCAACCCTGGTCGATGATCCCCAGCAGGGTATCCGTATCGCACGCAACCGCCTGCTTGAGTGTGGCGAGGTGCCGTCCGGTTTGCTGCGGGATGAAATCGAGGCCTCCTGGCGGCGCAGTGTCGGGGCGGGGCTCAGTTTGCGCGGGCCCTTTGATGCCGATACCAGGGTGGCGGGCCTGCGCGAACTGCTGGACGCTCACCAGGATCTGATCCAGCTGGCGGCACCGGAAATGGAACAGCTCAGCCGCCAGGTTGGTGATTCAGGGGTGGTGGTGCTGGCCAACGCCGATGCCACCATTCTCACCACCGAAGGCTGTCGCGAGAAGTCGCTGCGCGAGCGCTTTGGCCTGGTACCGGGTGCCTGCTGGAGCGAGCAGGCCCGCGGCACCAACGGCCTGGGTACGGCCATCGTCGATGCCAGGCCCACGCTGGTGAATTGCAGCGAACACTTCCTCGATTCGGTTACACATTTTTCCTGCATCTCGGCGCCCATCTGCAGTGCCGATGGCCGTGTTGTCGCGGTGCTGGACATGACCCGTGAAGGGCAACTGATTCAGCCCCAGGACAGCCTGGGCATAGTGCAACTGGCGGCCCAGAGTATCGAAAACCGGCTCTTTGTCAGCGCCAGTCCGGATGTGCTGCTGCTGTCATTTCACAGCCGGCGCCAGTATCTGGGCTCTGTCTGGCATGGTCTTTTGGCCATCAGCCTGGATGGTCGCATTAAGGCGCTGAATGAGCAGGCCTGCCAGTTGCTGGGCGCAAGCCGCACGCGCCTGGTGGGGCGGGCAGTGGAAGAGGTGCTGGGCGAGCCGCTGGAAACCCTGCTGGCGCTGCGTCTGCGCGACGGTGTTGGCAGTCTGCAAAGCCGCGCAGGCGAGTTGTTCTGCGAGATGTTGCAGTTTCCCCGCGCCTTGCCGAGATTATTGCCAGGCTTGCGCCAGCCCGCCTTTAATCGCACGCCGGCCTCCAGGCCCGCGGACCTGTCGCACCTGGCCGGTGGCGATGCCCGCCTGGCGCGGGCGCTGCGCATAGGACCACGGGCACTGATGGCTGATGTGCCCATACTGCTCAACGGTGAAACCGGCACCGGCAAGGAAGTGATCGCAAGGGCGCTGCATGCCCACAGTGCCCGTGCAGCCAAGCCCTTTGTCGCGGTCAACTGTGCCGCCATTCCCGAAGGCCTGATTGAATCCGAACTCTTTGGCTACCGTGAAGGCGCCTTTACCGGCTCGCGCAAGGGTGGCATGGTCGGGCGCTTTCAGCAGGCCAACGGTGGCACGCTCTTTCTGGATGAGATCGGTGATATGCCGGTGGCGCTGCAGGCACGCCTGCTGCGGGTCTTGCAGGAACGCTGCGTAGCCCCCCTGGGTGGCGGTGAAGAAGTCCGTCTGGATATAGCGCTGATCTGTGCCACCCACCATGACCTCAAGCAGCGGGTGCGTGACGGCGAGTTTCGCGAGGATCTTTTCTATCGCCTTAACGGCGTTGGCGTACGTTTGCCGGCGCTGCGTGAACGCAGTGATCTGGATGCACTTACCGCCCAGCTGCTCAGTGGCCTGGGGGCCGCCGGTGTGACGCTGGATAGCGAGGTACAGGAGCTGTTTTCAGGTTACGGCTGGCCGGGCAATATCCGTCAGCTGGAGATGGTGCTTAGAACCGCGGTGGCACTGCTCGAACCCGGTGAGCGCTGCATCGGCACTGATCATCTGAGCGATGATTTTCTGGACGACCTGCTGGCGCCACGCTGTTCGGCGGCGGGCAGCTTGAAAGAAAATGAACTGGTGCAGATACGCGAGGTGCTGGCCCGCCACCAGGGTAACATTTCAGCCGCGGCCGCGACTCTTGGCATTAGCCGCGCAACCCTGTATCGCAAGCTCAAACAACTCGAAGAATAA
- a CDS encoding OFA family MFS transporter — MSNSSGPLAFLLKERIVAKPGFNRWLVPPASIAIHLCIGSVYAWSIFNPPLIRQHGVVTSAADDWSLSSVVWIFSTAIVFLGLAAALGGKWLEKVGPRAVGFLAALCWGGGFLIGSIGISLDQLWLLYLGYGVIGGCGLGLAYVSPVSTLLRWFPDRRGMATGMAIMGFGGGAMIGAPLKTWLLSIFYEAPQYLGRVADINLITESGRRFAEVAGQKLEVVVATAADMAKLPVSGPEGVYVVDTGNTGVASVFITLGIVYFIVMTIAAFSYRVPPDGWKPAGWTPKADTSGKTRLITDKHVHIDQALKTPQFYLLWLVLCLNVTAGIGVIGVAKTMMTEIFGTTLPNIVDTSFAATYVLLISVFNMLGRFFWASSSDYIGRKNTFHCFFVLGMALYLSIPYFAGQVSSNPSLVWLVLFCAATMIIFTMYGGGFATIPAYLADIFGTLHVGGIHGRLLTAWSTAGVLGPFAITYLREQSLNDAINSLASQVDPAVFSATFGAGLDQLQTLMASNTVTLGRLMEIAPAGTLDPTPSLYNSTMYAMAGLLVVAFIANMSLRKVSEKHQVQNTHPELAPAS, encoded by the coding sequence ATGTCTAACTCGTCAGGCCCCTTGGCATTTCTGCTCAAGGAAAGAATTGTGGCCAAGCCCGGCTTCAACCGTTGGCTGGTGCCGCCGGCATCCATCGCGATACATCTGTGTATAGGTTCGGTTTACGCCTGGAGCATTTTCAATCCACCCCTGATACGCCAGCATGGCGTTGTCACCAGCGCCGCCGATGACTGGTCCCTGAGTTCAGTGGTGTGGATATTCTCCACCGCTATCGTCTTCCTCGGCCTGGCGGCAGCACTGGGCGGAAAATGGCTGGAGAAAGTCGGTCCCCGTGCAGTCGGATTCCTCGCGGCCCTGTGCTGGGGAGGCGGCTTTCTGATCGGCAGTATCGGTATCAGCCTGGATCAGCTCTGGCTGCTCTACCTCGGTTACGGCGTCATTGGCGGCTGCGGCCTGGGGCTGGCCTATGTGTCGCCCGTCAGTACCCTGCTGCGCTGGTTCCCGGACAGACGCGGCATGGCGACCGGCATGGCCATCATGGGCTTTGGTGGCGGCGCCATGATAGGCGCACCACTGAAAACCTGGCTGCTGTCGATTTTCTACGAAGCCCCGCAGTACCTCGGCAGGGTGGCCGACATTAACCTCATCACCGAATCGGGTCGCCGTTTTGCAGAGGTTGCAGGCCAAAAGCTCGAAGTGGTGGTGGCGACCGCCGCCGACATGGCCAAGCTGCCTGTGTCGGGTCCTGAAGGTGTCTATGTGGTTGATACCGGCAACACCGGCGTGGCCAGCGTCTTTATCACCCTGGGCATTGTCTATTTCATCGTCATGACCATCGCCGCCTTCTCCTACCGGGTACCGCCGGATGGCTGGAAACCCGCCGGCTGGACACCCAAGGCCGATACTTCCGGCAAGACCCGTCTGATTACCGACAAGCATGTGCATATTGACCAGGCATTGAAAACGCCGCAGTTCTACCTGCTCTGGCTGGTGCTCTGCCTGAACGTAACCGCCGGCATTGGGGTTATAGGCGTGGCCAAGACCATGATGACCGAGATCTTCGGCACCACCTTGCCCAATATCGTGGATACGAGTTTCGCGGCCACCTATGTGTTGCTGATCAGCGTGTTCAACATGCTGGGGCGTTTTTTCTGGGCCTCGTCATCGGACTACATAGGGCGCAAGAACACCTTCCACTGCTTCTTCGTGCTGGGCATGGCACTCTATCTGTCGATTCCCTACTTCGCAGGCCAGGTCAGCAGCAATCCAAGCCTCGTATGGCTGGTACTCTTCTGCGCCGCCACCATGATCATCTTCACCATGTACGGCGGCGGCTTTGCCACTATCCCGGCGTATCTGGCAGATATCTTCGGTACCCTGCATGTCGGTGGCATTCACGGCCGTCTGCTCACCGCCTGGAGTACCGCAGGTGTGCTGGGGCCCTTTGCCATCACTTATCTGCGCGAGCAATCGCTGAATGATGCCATTAACAGCCTGGCCAGCCAGGTGGATCCGGCCGTATTCAGTGCCACCTTTGGCGCCGGACTCGACCAGTTGCAAACCCTGATGGCCTCCAACACAGTAACTCTGGGCCGCCTGATGGAAATTGCTCCTGCCGGCACTCTGGACCCCACACCCAGCCTGTACAACTCCACCATGTATGCCATGGCCGGCCTGCTGGTGGTGGCCTTTATCGCCAACATGAGCCTGCGCAAGGTGTCCGAAAAGCACCAGGTTCAGAATACCCACCCGGAGCTGGCGCCTGCGAGCTAA
- a CDS encoding aldehyde dehydrogenase family protein translates to MSSYTLRADTAAFIDQPHQLLIGDQRPEASNQQRIDVLNPATGKLLTSVAAASKDDVNAAVACARRTFENSAWSRMKPADRELLLWRFADLVEKNADMLAELECMDNGKSLGIARAVDIQLGINFMRYMAGWATKIEGNSVDVSMPFMPDGQFHGYTRREPLGVVGAIVAWNFPLLLAIWKIAPALATGCTIVLKPAEDTPLTALKLAELALEAGYPPGVLNVVTGLGQDAGAALSAHPDIDKLTFTGSTPVGKMIGKAAMDSMTRVTLELGGKSPTIVLPDADLASAAQGAANAIFFNQGQVCCAGSRLYVHRKHFDNVVADISGIAGSIRLGNGMDPSVQMGPLVSAKQQQRVFGYIEQGRESGASIAAGGTMSGPGFFVSPTVIADVDHRSPLVQEEIFGPVLVAMPFDDIDEVVRMANDSPYGLGASIWSNDLSAVHRMIPRIKSGSVWVNCHTALDPALPFGGYKQSGLGREMGAEVIHHYTEVKSVLMQI, encoded by the coding sequence ATGAGCTCCTATACCCTGCGTGCCGATACCGCGGCCTTTATCGATCAGCCCCACCAGCTTCTGATTGGCGACCAGCGTCCCGAAGCCAGCAACCAGCAGCGCATCGACGTGCTGAACCCCGCCACCGGCAAGCTGCTGACCAGCGTGGCCGCGGCCAGCAAGGACGATGTCAATGCGGCGGTGGCCTGTGCAAGGCGCACCTTCGAAAATTCGGCCTGGAGCCGCATGAAACCGGCGGATCGCGAACTGCTGTTGTGGCGCTTTGCGGACCTGGTGGAAAAGAACGCCGACATGCTGGCCGAACTTGAGTGCATGGATAATGGCAAGAGCCTGGGTATCGCCCGGGCGGTGGATATCCAGCTTGGCATCAACTTCATGCGCTACATGGCCGGCTGGGCCACCAAGATCGAGGGCAACAGCGTTGATGTATCCATGCCCTTTATGCCGGACGGTCAGTTCCACGGCTACACGCGCCGCGAGCCGCTGGGCGTTGTCGGCGCCATCGTGGCCTGGAACTTCCCGTTGCTGCTGGCCATCTGGAAGATTGCACCGGCGCTGGCGACCGGCTGCACCATCGTCCTCAAACCGGCTGAAGACACCCCTCTCACCGCCCTGAAGCTGGCTGAGCTGGCACTGGAAGCGGGCTATCCGCCGGGCGTACTGAACGTGGTAACGGGCCTGGGACAGGACGCCGGCGCGGCACTGTCGGCTCATCCGGATATCGACAAGCTCACGTTCACCGGGTCCACGCCGGTGGGCAAGATGATTGGCAAGGCGGCCATGGATAGCATGACCCGCGTGACCCTGGAGCTGGGCGGCAAGTCCCCCACCATAGTGCTGCCGGATGCGGACCTGGCCAGCGCCGCCCAGGGTGCGGCCAATGCGATCTTCTTTAACCAGGGACAGGTCTGCTGCGCCGGTTCGCGCCTGTACGTGCACCGCAAACACTTCGACAATGTGGTCGCCGATATCAGCGGCATCGCAGGCAGTATTCGCCTGGGCAACGGCATGGACCCGAGCGTACAGATGGGCCCCCTGGTCTCGGCCAAGCAGCAACAGCGGGTATTCGGCTATATCGAGCAGGGGCGTGAAAGCGGCGCCTCCATCGCCGCCGGCGGTACCATGAGCGGCCCCGGTTTCTTCGTGAGCCCCACCGTGATCGCCGATGTGGATCACCGCTCGCCCCTGGTGCAGGAAGAAATCTTCGGACCCGTACTGGTCGCCATGCCGTTTGACGACATCGACGAGGTTGTGCGCATGGCCAACGACAGCCCCTACGGTCTGGGCGCCAGTATCTGGTCCAACGACCTGTCGGCGGTGCATCGCATGATTCCGCGTATCAAGTCCGGCAGTGTCTGGGTCAACTGCCATACGGCGCTGGACCCGGCCCTGCCCTTTGGCGGCTACAAGCAGTCCGGCCTTGGGCGGGAAATGGGGGCTGAGGTGATTCACCACTATACCGAGGTCAAATCGGTTCTGATGCAGATCTGA
- the peaA gene encoding quinohemoprotein amine dehydrogenase subunit alpha has translation MNKNYARLHLRWRLLPMAVALACTPALAETDAQKIMGQTCAACHTAEPDGNWSRISHQRKTPEGWLMSIARMQVMHGLQISDEDRRTLVKYLADRQGLAPSETAGARYALERRLNTMESFESEAFTQTCARCHSGARVALQRRPAAEWEHLVHFHLGQWPTTEYQALGRDRDWLNLALDTMVPELADTYGLESDAWTQWQASAKADPAGQWRLIGQIPGRGEMNATLSARRSGDDLYSLELVGQYADGTALSGSGQAIVYTGYEWRGEIEVDGVAMRQVFALDGDRISGRMFETEHDEVGFDIRGARLQADSTQLLAVQPGYLKAGSSADITLVGAGLAGDIVLGEGVTIDEVLQRTEDTIRLRVSAAQDATGLREVRVGDSEPVSFSLYDSIARIRVLPEYSVSRIGGNGSSTPRVYGLFDAEAWAAGTDGIANTDDDYRIGIVPASWSVEPFDERAAEDEDTRFAGVIDAVTGRFTPGAAGPNPERRMSTNNAGNLKVVASVEEDGQSLSGSAQMIVTVQRWNNPPIP, from the coding sequence TTGAATAAAAACTATGCACGTCTGCACCTGAGGTGGCGTCTGCTGCCCATGGCCGTTGCCCTGGCCTGCACGCCGGCGCTGGCCGAAACCGATGCCCAGAAAATCATGGGCCAAACCTGTGCCGCCTGTCATACCGCCGAGCCCGATGGCAACTGGAGCCGTATCAGCCATCAGCGCAAGACGCCGGAAGGCTGGCTGATGTCCATTGCCCGCATGCAGGTCATGCACGGGTTGCAAATCAGCGATGAAGATCGGCGCACCCTGGTCAAATACCTGGCAGACCGCCAGGGTCTTGCGCCCAGTGAAACCGCCGGCGCTCGCTACGCACTGGAACGCCGTTTGAACACCATGGAGAGCTTCGAGTCCGAGGCCTTCACCCAGACCTGTGCCCGCTGTCATTCCGGTGCCCGTGTGGCCCTGCAGCGCAGGCCGGCGGCGGAGTGGGAACACCTGGTCCACTTTCACCTGGGGCAATGGCCCACCACCGAATACCAGGCCCTGGGACGCGATCGCGACTGGTTGAACCTGGCACTGGACACAATGGTGCCCGAACTGGCCGATACCTATGGGCTGGAATCCGATGCCTGGACCCAGTGGCAGGCCAGTGCCAAGGCGGACCCTGCCGGACAGTGGCGCCTGATCGGTCAGATTCCCGGACGGGGCGAAATGAACGCAACCCTGAGCGCACGTCGCAGCGGTGATGACCTGTACAGCCTGGAGCTGGTCGGCCAGTACGCCGATGGCACGGCGCTTAGCGGCAGCGGCCAGGCCATCGTCTATACCGGTTATGAGTGGCGTGGCGAGATTGAGGTCGACGGCGTTGCCATGCGCCAAGTGTTTGCTTTGGATGGCGATCGTATCAGCGGGCGCATGTTTGAAACCGAGCACGATGAAGTGGGTTTTGATATCCGCGGTGCACGCCTGCAGGCCGACAGCACGCAATTGCTGGCGGTGCAGCCCGGCTATCTCAAGGCGGGCAGCAGTGCGGATATCACCCTGGTGGGCGCGGGCCTTGCCGGCGACATCGTGCTGGGCGAGGGCGTTACCATTGATGAGGTTTTGCAGCGCACTGAAGACACCATTCGCCTGCGGGTCAGCGCTGCCCAGGATGCGACTGGGTTGCGTGAGGTGCGCGTCGGCGACAGCGAACCTGTTTCCTTTAGTCTGTACGACAGCATCGCCCGTATCCGGGTGCTGCCTGAATACAGCGTGTCTCGCATTGGCGGCAATGGCAGCTCCACGCCTCGGGTATACGGCCTGTTTGATGCCGAAGCCTGGGCGGCGGGCACCGATGGTATCGCCAACACGGATGATGACTACCGTATCGGCATAGTCCCCGCCAGCTGGTCGGTGGAGCCCTTCGATGAGCGCGCCGCAGAAGACGAAGATACCCGCTTTGCCGGCGTGATCGATGCGGTGACCGGACGCTTTACGCCAGGTGCCGCCGGGCCTAACCCTGAAAGGCGCATGAGCACCAACAATGCCGGCAACCTCAAGGTCGTGGCCAGCGTTGAAGAAGATGGCCAGAGCCTGAGTGGCAGCGCACAGATGATCGTGACGGTGCAGCGCTGGAACAATCCGCCGATTCCGTGA
- the peaD gene encoding quinohemoprotein amine dehydrogenase subunit beta produces the protein MKKQLMHRAAAFGVAALLAGLTAYSPSGLAAGPALEEGHEYMVVANYPNNLHVLDLATDSIYKSCEMPDSFGPGAIQMAPDRQTAYVLNNHYEDIYGVNLDTCEVVFHAAMSQAPNERTKSIFAFAISPAGDEIYTVQNPTLLNRDHYRVLQPRLAVYKADAGLNAKPVRTFEAPRQVTVMQAGSDGSLYMAGADIYKVDVETGERTVAIASRNWTRPNYAPPDVLSVWPIQTATRDFTILYTTARFQDEIQNPDTADWLWGYMNVNLDTGATETVDFGPITEVYFTGTRSPKDPNLMFGVLNRLAKYDIEKQELIKAAELDHSYYCIAFNRAGSKIYLGGTYNDVAIYDADTLEKVGNIQLPGGDMAISTAQVFVH, from the coding sequence ATGAAAAAACAGTTAATGCACCGCGCCGCCGCGTTTGGCGTAGCGGCTCTGCTTGCGGGCCTGACGGCTTACAGCCCAAGCGGCCTGGCCGCAGGACCGGCGCTGGAAGAAGGCCATGAATACATGGTCGTCGCCAATTACCCCAATAACCTGCACGTGCTGGATCTGGCCACGGACTCGATCTACAAGAGCTGCGAGATGCCGGATTCTTTTGGCCCCGGCGCCATTCAGATGGCACCGGATCGCCAGACCGCCTACGTGCTCAATAATCACTACGAGGATATCTACGGCGTTAACCTCGACACCTGCGAAGTGGTATTTCATGCCGCCATGTCACAGGCGCCCAATGAGCGCACAAAGTCGATTTTTGCCTTTGCCATCAGCCCTGCGGGCGACGAAATCTATACGGTACAGAACCCGACGCTGCTGAACCGAGACCACTATCGTGTGCTGCAGCCCCGCCTGGCGGTATACAAGGCTGATGCAGGCCTCAATGCCAAGCCGGTGCGTACCTTCGAGGCGCCGCGCCAGGTGACGGTCATGCAGGCGGGCAGCGATGGCAGTCTGTATATGGCCGGTGCCGATATCTACAAGGTGGATGTAGAGACCGGTGAGCGTACCGTCGCCATTGCCAGTCGCAACTGGACGCGGCCCAACTACGCGCCACCGGATGTGCTGAGTGTCTGGCCTATCCAGACCGCCACGCGGGATTTCACCATTCTCTACACCACGGCCAGGTTTCAGGATGAAATCCAGAATCCTGATACCGCCGACTGGCTCTGGGGGTACATGAACGTGAATCTGGACACCGGCGCCACCGAAACCGTGGATTTCGGTCCCATTACCGAGGTCTATTTCACCGGTACGCGCTCGCCCAAGGATCCCAACCTGATGTTTGGCGTGCTTAACCGCCTGGCCAAGTACGATATTGAAAAGCAGGAACTGATCAAGGCGGCGGAGCTGGACCATTCCTACTACTGCATCGCCTTTAACCGGGCGGGCAGCAAGATCTATCTGGGCGGCACCTACAACGACGTTGCCATCTATGATGCCGACACTCTGGAGAAGGTCGGCAATATCCAATTGCCCGGTGGCGATATGGCCATCTCCACGGCGCAAGTGTTTGTCCACTGA
- the peaB gene encoding quinohemoprotein amine dehydrogenase maturation protein: protein MGALFNLVERNLHEVQVGDDRMLFHIPTSSLFALDGACGDIIDLLRQQAQLPSELIGQLGGRYPQQDISDTLRELKALELINDGSPLTDEIGTRRVDQFPLTTVVLNVNTGCNLSCTYCYKEDLDTPSAGKRMSFETAKDSVEMLLRESPDEKRYTVVFFGGEPLSNRPLIQQVVDYCETRFPALGKAVDFVMTTNATLLNEEIIDWLNAHRFGLSVSIDGPKAIHDKNRITVGGNGTYEVVRRKVEWLLKRYDSRPVGARVTLTRGITDVENIWDHLFNELGFAEVGFAPVTSGDISDFNLSGEELIEVFASMKRLGQVYLEAALEHRNIGFSNLHQLITDIHEGHKKALPCGAGLKMLAVDHEGELNLCHRFTGSSLPTFGNVRDGVQHAQLGDFLSQRLDRTDTGCQDCRIRNLCSGGCYHESYARYGDPTHPTYHYCDLMRDWVDFGIQVYSRIMAANPAFIDQYITPRQAH, encoded by the coding sequence ATGGGCGCACTATTTAATCTTGTTGAACGCAATCTGCATGAAGTACAGGTCGGCGATGACCGCATGCTGTTTCATATTCCTACCAGCTCGCTGTTTGCCCTGGACGGCGCCTGCGGCGATATTATTGACCTGCTGCGTCAGCAGGCACAGTTGCCCTCCGAGCTGATTGGTCAGCTTGGCGGGCGTTACCCGCAGCAGGACATCAGCGACACCCTGCGCGAGCTCAAGGCGCTGGAGCTGATCAATGACGGCTCGCCGCTGACCGATGAAATCGGCACCCGGCGGGTGGATCAGTTTCCGCTCACAACGGTGGTGCTGAACGTCAATACCGGCTGCAACCTCAGCTGTACCTACTGCTACAAGGAAGATCTGGACACGCCGTCCGCCGGCAAGCGCATGAGCTTCGAGACGGCGAAGGACTCGGTCGAGATGCTGCTGCGAGAGTCGCCGGATGAAAAGCGCTACACAGTGGTGTTCTTCGGTGGTGAGCCGCTGAGCAACCGGCCGCTGATCCAGCAGGTGGTGGATTACTGCGAAACCCGCTTCCCGGCACTGGGCAAGGCGGTGGACTTTGTCATGACCACCAACGCGACTCTGCTGAACGAAGAGATTATCGACTGGCTCAACGCCCACCGCTTCGGCCTGTCGGTGAGCATCGATGGCCCCAAGGCGATTCACGACAAGAACCGCATCACCGTGGGTGGCAATGGCACCTACGAGGTGGTGCGGCGCAAGGTGGAATGGCTGCTTAAACGCTACGACTCCCGCCCCGTGGGTGCCCGCGTTACCCTGACCCGGGGCATCACCGATGTGGAAAACATTTGGGACCACCTGTTCAATGAGCTGGGCTTCGCCGAAGTCGGCTTTGCCCCGGTGACCTCGGGGGATATCAGCGACTTCAACCTCAGTGGCGAGGAGCTGATCGAGGTGTTTGCCAGCATGAAACGCCTGGGGCAGGTCTACCTGGAGGCTGCGCTGGAGCATCGCAATATCGGCTTTTCCAACCTGCATCAGCTGATTACCGATATCCATGAAGGCCACAAGAAAGCGCTGCCCTGCGGTGCCGGCCTGAAGATGCTGGCGGTGGATCACGAAGGTGAACTGAACCTGTGTCACCGCTTTACCGGCTCCAGCCTGCCCACCTTTGGCAATGTGCGCGACGGTGTGCAGCATGCCCAGCTCGGCGATTTCCTGTCCCAGCGGCTGGATCGTACCGATACCGGCTGCCAGGACTGCCGCATCCGCAACCTCTGTTCAGGCGGCTGTTACCACGAAAGCTATGCCCGCTATGGCGACCCGACCCATCCAACCTATCACTACTGCGATCTGATGCGCGACTGGGTGGACTTCGGCATTCAGGTTTACAGCCGGATCATGGCGGCCAATCCCGCCTTTATCGATCAATACATTACGCCGCGCCAGGCCCACTGA